In the Tribolium castaneum strain GA2 chromosome 1, icTriCast1.1, whole genome shotgun sequence genome, one interval contains:
- the LOC656817 gene encoding cytochrome b-c1 complex subunit 2, mitochondrial, which yields MAANITKVPLLRAVATRGYASCPPAPIGGIHDYEVKNTTLPNNLVVASAENECPISRISIVFRAGSRNETHENAGVTHTLRICAGLSTKNATQFAITRNIQQAGATLTATSDREIVSYTLEGTRKAVEKTLPFLTEVATQQVFKPWEVSENVGRQRLELAIRPPQLRAIDLVHKAAFRRGLGNSLYSAKYNLGNISSETLQHYVASNFLSGRAAVVGLGVDHSQLVKYAQGLALESGEGTSNPSPYFGGEIRSDKGGDFAYVAIAGQGAPWKNSKEALAVSVLQKALGGGPKVKWGSVDNGALSKVVGGEGDAKYALNTFNASYSDAGIFGVLIAAPEATAGKIVQAAFKLLKAGNLTDADVNRGKNQLKAALLIKNESGSSAIDFLGSQAAVLGSAKSPSQVVAEIDSITTADVNAALKKVASGKLSIASVGQLRTVPFLDELK from the exons ATGGCTGCAAATATCACAAAGGTTCCCCTGCTTCGAGCCGTAGCG ACACGTGGCTACGCCAGCTGCCCCCCAGCCCCCATCGGAGGCATCCACGACTACGAAGTCAAAAATACCACTCTACCCAACAATTTGGTCGTGGCCTCGGCCGAAAACGAATGCCCCATTTCGCGCATTTCCATCGTCTTTAG GGCCGGTTCCCGCAACGAAACGCATGAAAATGCCGGCGTGACACACACTCTTCGCATTTGCGCTGGCTTATCAACGAAAAATGCCACACAGTTTGCCATTACACGTAACATCCAGCAAGCTGGGGCCACCTTGACGGCCACCTCCGATCGCGAGATCGTTTCGTACACTTTGGAGGGCACCAGGAAAGCCGTCGAGAAAACGCTTCCGTTCCTCACAGAAGTGGCCACTCAGCAGGTTTTCAAACCATGGGAAGTGTCAGAAAATGTCGGTCGCCAAAGGCTTGAACTCGCCATTCGGCCACCACAA ttgaGGGCAATTGATTTGGTTCACAAAGCTGCGTTCCGTCGCGGTCTTGGAAACTCCCTCTACAGTGCTAAATACAACTTGGGGAACATTTCATCTGAGACTCTCCAACATTACGTTGCCAGTAATTTCCTTTCCGGACGTGCTGCTGTTGTTGGTTTGGGAGTAGATCACTCACAACTTGTTAAATACGCCCAAGGACTAGCCCTTGAAAGTGGGGAAGGTACATCCAATCCCTCTCCGTACTTTGGGGGCGAAATCAGGTCTGACAAAGGGGGCGATTTTGCATACGTTGCGATCGCCGGCCAAGGCGCCCCATGGAAGAATTCCAAAGAAGCGCTTGCTGTTTCAGTCCTTCAGAAAGCCCTAGGCGGAGGCCCCAAAGTCAAGTGGGGGTCTGTAGACAATGGGGCCTTGAGTAAAGTTGTTGGAGGCGAAGGCGATGCCAAATACGCCCTCAATACGTTCAATGCCAGCTACAGTGATGCCGGGATTTTTGGTGTCTTGATTGCAGCACCGGAAGCCACAGCCGGGAAAATTGTGCAAGCAGCATTCAAATTGCTAAAAGCTGGGAATTTGACCGATGCGGATGTTAACAGAGGGAAGAATCAATTGAAAGCGGCGcttcttattaaaaatgagtCTGGTTCAAGCGCTATTGATTTTCTCGGAAGTCAGGCGGCTGTTTTGGGGTCGGCGAAATCGCCAAGTCAGGTGGTGGCAGAGATTGATTCAATCACAACAGCAGATGTCAATGCT GCTCTCAAGAAAGTTGCTTCAGGTAAACTATCAATAGCCTCCGTTGGCCAACTGCGCACCGTACCATTTTTAGATGAACTAAAGTAA
- the Syx8 gene encoding syntaxin-8 has translation MALLNLGEDPWLVEYESCEKLYRDIMEQLMQRQKLPRTSDKYSHLSATIRLRLKQYNNEVGQLKQKLDITTRRDSITAAESERRTRQLEILHSNAIKMQNLFENQASSKAQEDRRRLMGEAGASAWGDSHSSDELSNYSVEQLKADQKRMLGEQEQGLDNLAQIISRQKNIAHTISNEVDLHNEILDDLGTQIDRTDTRVRTETQHISVVETKDKTCVYWVVIILLFISIIVVAAI, from the exons ATGGCTCTTTTAAATTTAGGGGAGGATCCCTG GTTGGTTGAATATGAATCCTGTGAGAAATTGTACAGAGATATCATGGAACAGCTAATGCAGCGTCAGAAGCTTCCCAGAACCAGTGATAAGTATTCCCATCTGTCTGCAACAATTCGTTTGAGACTAAAACAATACAATAACGAAGTTGGacaattaaagcaaaaattagacaTAACAACCAGAAGGGATTCAAT CACTGCGGCTGAGTCTGAACGAAGGACAAGACAGTTAGAAATCTTACACTCAAATGcgataaaaatgcaaaatttgttCGAAAACCAAGCGTCAAGTAAAGCGCAAGAGGATAGAAGGAGGCTCATGGGAGAGGCAGGGGCTTCTGCTTGGGGGGATAGTCACAGTAGCGATGAATTATCCAACTATTCAGTTGAACAGTTAAAGGCAGATCAAAAAAGGATGCTGGGAG aacaAGAACAAGGACTCGATAATTTGGCCCAAATAATATCGCGACAGAAAAATATCGCTCACACGATTTCAAACGAAGTAGACTTACACAATG aaatattgGATGACTTGGGGACCCAAATCGATCGAACCGACACCAGAGTTAGAACTGAAACGCAGCACATTTCAGTGGTCGAAACCAAAGATAAAACTTGCGTTTATTGggttgttattattttattatttataagtaTAATCGTGGTTGCAGCAATTTGA